In Mycobacterium sp. Aquia_213, the sequence CCCGAGGCCCCCGGAAGATGTCGCGGACCGGCACGGTGGATGCCGTCTCGAGGTCGCGCAATTCCTGGAACGCCGGCGTCTCGTCAACCCGCAACCGCACCAGGATGCCGACCGCGACCAGCACCAGGCTCAGCAGGAAGGCGATGCGCCAGCCGTAGGACAAAAATTGTGCCGACCCCAAAGCGACCTGCAGATAGGCGAATATCCCGGTGCCGAGCGCCAGGCCGAGCGCCAGGCCGATCTGCGGGATCGCCCCGTACCGGCCGCGCCGGTCGCCGGGGCTGTGCTCGACGGCCAGCAGCACCGCGCCGCCCCACTCGCCGCCGAGGGCAAAGCCCTGCAGCACCCGCAGCACCAACAGCAGGATCGGCGCCCATACCCCGATCTCGGCGGCGCCCGGCAACACCCCGATCAGCGCCGTCGCGAAGCCCATGATCAGCATCGTCAGCGCCAGGCTGCGTTTGCGGCCGATCCGGTCCCCGATATGGCCGAACACCAGGCCGCCGATCGGACGCATGACGAACCCCACGGCGAACGTCGCGAACGCCAGCAGCGTGCCCACCAGCGAGCTGGCGTTGGGAAAGAACAGCTTGTTGAACACCAGCCCCGCGGCGGTGGCGTAGAGGAAGAAGTCGTACCACTCCACCGTCGTGCCGAGCAGGCTGGCAGCGACGACCGTGCGCAGCCGCCGGCGCCGATCCGCGTCCGATTCGTCCAGGGCGTCGGCCGCCGAAATGGCTCCCCGGACGGGCAAGGTCGTCGCCACGGCTACTGCGCCGAGGCGGCCGCGAACGGCGTCGACGAGCGCGGCTGCGCCTTGCGGTTGGGATGTTTCCACACGCCGCGGCGCTCCAGCAGCGGCAGCACGCCCTCGCCGAACCAGTACGCCTCTTCCAGGTGCGGGTAGCCCGACAGGATGAAGTGGTCGATGCCGAGGTTCGCGTACTCGGTCAGCCGTTCGGCGACCTCTTCGTGCGACCCCACCAGCGCGGTGCCCGCACCGCCACGCACCAGGCCGACGCCGGCCCACAGGTTGGGCGCGATCAGCAGCTCACCGCTCTTGCCGCCGTGCAACTTCAGCATCCGGCGCTGCCCCTCGGACTCGCTGCGCGCCAGG encodes:
- a CDS encoding MFS transporter, which produces MATTLPVRGAISAADALDESDADRRRRLRTVVAASLLGTTVEWYDFFLYATAAGLVFNKLFFPNASSLVGTLLAFATFAVGFVMRPIGGLVFGHIGDRIGRKRSLALTMLIMGFATALIGVLPGAAEIGVWAPILLLVLRVLQGFALGGEWGGAVLLAVEHSPGDRRGRYGAIPQIGLALGLALGTGIFAYLQVALGSAQFLSYGWRIAFLLSLVLVAVGILVRLRVDETPAFQELRDLETASTVPVRDIFRGPRARRNTFLGLLARWAEGSAFNTWGVFAISYATGALGFHKVPVLIVVTIAGLVMAVLLPVSGILTDRYGARRVYLVGVICYGLATFPVFALFGTKNLVLFGLAMVIVFGVVHALFYGAQGTLFSSLYPTETRYTGLSFVYQFSGIYASGVTPMILTALIAAAGGTPWLGCAYLVATAVISVIATALIRERDLYL